Part of the Acetomicrobium sp. S15 = DSM 107314 genome is shown below.
CGATCTTGCTCGAGGTTAAGGACATTTGCGTGTCTTATGGAAAGAAAAAAGCCGTGAGGGGCGTGACCTTCGGCGCTGCGGCCGGCAGGCTGATCGCCTTGTTGGGACCGAACGGCAGCGGCAAGAGCACGATATTGAAGGCTTTAGCCGGGATGCTTCCGACCGAAGGCGGAAGCGTGCGCGTTTGCGGCAAGCCCGTAGAGGGCTATTCGAGGAAGGCTTTGGCTAAAGCCGTGGCGTTGCTGCCGCAGAACAGCGGTTTTTATGCCCCTTTTACCGTGCTCGAGGCCGTTGCCATGGGGCGCTTCCCGCATTCGTCTTCCCTCTTCGGACCCCCGAATGAAGACGATATGGCGCTTTCGCGCGATTTACTCGTCAAACTCGAGCTGAAAGGTTTTGAGGATCGGCTTGTGACGACCCTCTCCGGCGGTGAGGCTCAGCGCGTTGCGATAGCGCAAACCCTCGCCCAGGATACGCCGATTTTTTTGCTGGACGAGCCGACGAGCGCCCTTGACCCCAGACATGCCATACTCGTCATGGAACTGCTGCGCTCTTTGGGTTCGGGAGGTCGCTTAGTTATAGCAGTCCTCCACGACGTAAATTTGTCGTTGCGCTTTGCAGACGAATTGTTGTTTTTGAAAGATGGCGCGCTCATGGCTTCTTGCGCCCCTGGGGAGGTTGGCCCGGAGCTGCTCGAGGCGGTCTACGACATCCCCTGGGCGGTGGAGGAATCTCCAAAGATAGGGCGCGTAGCTTTTCCCGTCAGTGAGCCAGGGAGAAGAGAAAGTTCAGCGCTCCCCCTGCTGCGAGCGCGGCGATTATC
Proteins encoded:
- a CDS encoding ABC transporter ATP-binding protein, which codes for MLEVKDICVSYGKKKAVRGVTFGAAAGRLIALLGPNGSGKSTILKALAGMLPTEGGSVRVCGKPVEGYSRKALAKAVALLPQNSGFYAPFTVLEAVAMGRFPHSSSLFGPPNEDDMALSRDLLVKLELKGFEDRLVTTLSGGEAQRVAIAQTLAQDTPIFLLDEPTSALDPRHAILVMELLRSLGSGGRLVIAVLHDVNLSLRFADELLFLKDGALMASCAPGEVGPELLEAVYDIPWAVEESPKIGRVAFPVSEPGRRESSALPLLRARRLS